A portion of the Paenibacillus sp. PvR098 genome contains these proteins:
- a CDS encoding sigma-70 family RNA polymerase sigma factor yields MDSKANFEYLKHLSESSDQKAILHELMTAYGKDVWNYAYSITRKRDQADDITQEVFIKVYRNLFTFRCESSVKTWLLAITRNMTLDYRRAAFYRKVTLVDFLTSFGEQAATSQPEKEVIERITVNEMWELVLKLPVKYREVLILYAHHQLSMKEMAEVLGVSEGTVKSRLYHARNKISRMKEGRGLGSDGQ; encoded by the coding sequence TTGGATTCGAAAGCAAATTTTGAATATTTGAAGCATTTGTCGGAAAGCTCCGATCAGAAAGCAATTTTGCATGAACTGATGACGGCTTACGGCAAAGACGTATGGAACTACGCCTATAGCATAACCCGTAAGCGGGATCAGGCAGACGATATCACCCAAGAGGTGTTTATTAAGGTATACCGCAATCTTTTCACATTCCGCTGTGAATCCTCCGTCAAAACGTGGCTGCTTGCCATCACGCGCAACATGACACTCGATTACCGAAGGGCGGCCTTTTACCGTAAAGTCACTTTAGTCGATTTCCTCACGTCTTTCGGCGAGCAGGCGGCTACCTCGCAGCCGGAGAAAGAGGTCATAGAGCGTATAACGGTTAATGAGATGTGGGAGCTGGTGCTGAAGCTGCCCGTCAAATACAGGGAAGTGCTGATCCTTTATGCGCATCATCAGCTGTCTATGAAGGAAATGGCAGAGGTCCTTGGCGTAAGCGAAGGAACAGTGAAATCGAGGCTGTACCATGCCAGGAATAAAATTTCGAGGATGAAGGAGGGGCGGGGCCTTGGATCTGATGGACAATGA
- a CDS encoding DUF3048 domain-containing protein, whose protein sequence is MKQKQWKLSRIGRQGGLVLLAGCLTWIAAGCQISEGVLQDTVKPVVLEQEAPPVPPVKAEPAFRAPLTGMPSDRKIEDRTVMVMINNAPQARPQSGLTQADMLLEVLAEGEITRIVGIFQSSISKEPIGPVRSIRPYFIEIGKSFGAIQVHAGGSPDGYEKLKKERIAALDEITNAGSAFWRDRSRKAPHNLYTDLEKIRETANERGFTGNPLTHPVYTFVKDGTGAVETMTTDAEDAPKVDITFLMQSYKVSYEFDEASRSYKRSINGNKHIDLNNKEQLSAASVIVMGTKHHTLDNVGRLDVKLTGNGPALLFQRGKVKKVEWKRDKASDPIRFYDQGREAAFQQGQTHIMIVPETPSFESHVDYGQKP, encoded by the coding sequence ATGAAACAAAAGCAGTGGAAACTAAGCCGTATAGGGCGGCAGGGAGGGCTTGTGCTGCTGGCAGGATGCTTGACTTGGATAGCAGCCGGCTGCCAGATTTCGGAGGGAGTGCTGCAGGACACCGTCAAGCCGGTCGTTCTGGAGCAAGAGGCACCGCCTGTTCCCCCTGTAAAAGCGGAACCCGCCTTCCGTGCTCCCTTGACGGGAATGCCGAGCGACCGGAAAATCGAGGACAGAACGGTCATGGTGATGATCAATAACGCGCCTCAAGCAAGGCCGCAAAGCGGGCTGACGCAAGCAGATATGCTGCTTGAGGTGCTGGCTGAAGGTGAAATTACCCGGATCGTCGGTATTTTCCAAAGCAGTATATCTAAAGAGCCGATTGGACCGGTGCGAAGCATCCGTCCTTATTTTATTGAAATTGGTAAATCATTCGGGGCTATTCAAGTTCACGCGGGCGGGAGCCCTGACGGTTATGAGAAGCTGAAGAAGGAGCGGATCGCCGCACTTGATGAAATTACGAATGCCGGTTCTGCTTTTTGGAGAGATCGTTCTCGTAAAGCTCCCCATAATCTATATACGGACCTGGAGAAAATACGTGAGACTGCTAACGAACGAGGCTTTACAGGTAACCCTCTGACCCATCCGGTATACACCTTTGTGAAGGACGGCACGGGAGCCGTTGAGACAATGACTACAGACGCGGAGGATGCACCGAAAGTGGACATTACCTTCCTGATGCAGAGCTATAAGGTGTCCTATGAATTTGATGAAGCAAGCCGTTCGTACAAACGATCGATTAATGGAAACAAGCATATCGATCTGAACAACAAAGAACAGTTGAGTGCGGCCAGTGTGATCGTTATGGGCACGAAGCATCATACGCTGGATAATGTCGGAAGGCTGGACGTCAAGCTGACCGGAAACGGCCCGGCTCTTCTGTTCCAACGGGGCAAGGTGAAGAAAGTGGAGTGGAAGCGGGATAAAGCAAGCGACCCGATCCGTTTCTATGATCAAGGTCGCGAGGCAGCTTTCCAGCAAGGGCAAACGCATATCATGATCGTGCCGGAAACGCCGTCATTTGAGAGCCATGTGGACTACGGGCAGAAGCCATAA
- a CDS encoding class III extradiol ring-cleavage dioxygenase — protein sequence MYPSFFMAHGTPTLVTENHPYTRFIKNLGRTLPAPAGIVIWSAHWESQTQRISGAARLETIKDFWGFPEELYEWSYPAKGNIMLSLDIQGMLSEDGIHCDIDDQRGLDHGAWSLLSLMYPQADIPIVSMSVNARLVPEEQYRIGKALMDLRRDGYLLIGSGGTTHNLSKLNWTHDKLEAWALTFDEWLAERILVWDLEALFDYERQAPHASLAVPTKEHFAPLLISMGAADEKRKATLLHQQYQYGTLGLNCWMFS from the coding sequence ATGTATCCATCATTTTTCATGGCCCATGGTACGCCTACACTTGTCACGGAAAACCATCCATACACCCGATTTATTAAAAATCTGGGTCGAACCCTCCCTGCTCCGGCAGGGATTGTTATATGGAGTGCGCATTGGGAGAGTCAGACACAACGGATCTCCGGCGCTGCAAGGCTTGAGACCATTAAGGATTTTTGGGGCTTCCCGGAAGAGCTCTATGAATGGTCCTATCCGGCAAAAGGTAACATCATGCTCAGCTTGGACATTCAAGGCATGCTGTCCGAGGATGGCATCCATTGTGATATAGACGATCAGAGAGGCTTGGATCACGGTGCGTGGTCCTTGCTTTCCCTCATGTATCCGCAAGCGGATATCCCTATTGTGTCGATGTCGGTGAATGCCAGACTCGTTCCCGAAGAGCAGTATCGAATCGGAAAAGCATTAATGGATTTAAGGAGAGACGGCTACTTGCTTATCGGAAGCGGGGGGACTACGCACAATTTATCCAAATTGAACTGGACCCACGATAAGCTGGAGGCCTGGGCGCTAACCTTTGATGAATGGCTAGCGGAAAGGATCCTTGTCTGGGATCTGGAAGCATTGTTCGATTATGAACGCCAAGCCCCTCATGCAAGCTTGGCCGTACCGACGAAAGAACATTTCGCCCCTTTGCTGATCAGTATGGGAGCAGCTGATGAGAAGCGGAAAGCAACGCTTCTTCATCAACAATATCAATATGGAACACTAGGTCTGAACTGTTGGATGTTTAGCTGA
- the trxA gene encoding thioredoxin, whose amino-acid sequence MAIVNVNDVQFKDTVKEGVVLVDFWAPWCGPCKMIAPVLEELNGKLGDALTIAKVNVDDNPQTAGNYGVMSIPTLKLFKDGVEVGSNVGFRPLNELEAWVREQL is encoded by the coding sequence ATGGCCATTGTTAATGTGAATGATGTACAATTTAAAGACACTGTGAAAGAGGGCGTTGTCCTGGTTGATTTTTGGGCGCCTTGGTGCGGACCTTGCAAAATGATCGCGCCGGTGCTTGAGGAGCTGAATGGAAAGCTTGGAGATGCACTTACGATTGCCAAAGTCAATGTCGATGACAATCCTCAAACCGCAGGAAACTACGGAGTGATGAGCATTCCGACCTTGAAGTTGTTTAAAGATGGCGTTGAGGTTGGTTCAAACGTTGGTTTTAGGCCACTGAACGAGCTGGAAGCTTGGGTTCGGGAGCAGTTGTAA
- a CDS encoding Rrf2 family transcriptional regulator: MNSEFTIAVHSLVLLAYRPDHMATSDMIASNVCTHPARVRKVMSCLKKQGYVATKEGTGGGYALSCDPTKVTLAQMYRATSIGSLKPSWCSGNEEEECIVACNMADVMDHIFAEAEEQMLTFLSNITIQDVLNRIREAQKDEQE; the protein is encoded by the coding sequence GTGAACAGTGAATTTACGATTGCGGTACACAGTCTGGTGCTGCTTGCTTATCGGCCCGATCATATGGCTACCAGCGATATGATTGCAAGTAATGTCTGCACTCACCCTGCCCGTGTGCGCAAGGTGATGAGCTGTCTGAAGAAGCAAGGCTATGTAGCTACGAAAGAAGGCACCGGTGGAGGATATGCACTAAGTTGTGATCCGACTAAGGTCACTTTGGCGCAAATGTATCGCGCTACTTCGATCGGCTCTCTCAAACCTTCGTGGTGCTCCGGGAATGAAGAAGAAGAGTGTATAGTGGCATGCAATATGGCTGATGTGATGGATCATATTTTTGCAGAAGCCGAGGAGCAAATGCTGACCTTTTTGTCTAATATTACGATTCAAGATGTGTTAAACCGAATACGGGAGGCGCAGAAGGACGAACAAGAGTAG
- a CDS encoding iron-siderophore ABC transporter substrate-binding protein — protein sequence MLSTRKSFQWKTAASLAAMMLMSVWLTACGANPSAQPAAPADKPSTPAAASEGPYKVKHAMGETEVPANPKKVVILTNEGTEALLALGVKPVAAVKSFTGNPWYDHIKTDMEGVQVVGDEHQPNLEMIAALKPDLIIGNKMRQEKIYEQLNAIAPTVFSEALRGEWKNNFKLYSEAVGKKEEGDKVIAAFDKRIEDFTSKAGDKLSQKVSVVRFMAGKTRIYLNDTFTGIIFSQIGIARPEFKDKETFVIEINKERLPEVDADKLFYFTYETGDGKGNNQENEWINDPLWKNLNAVKNGNAFKVNDVTWNTAGGVKAANILLDDLYKFYDIK from the coding sequence ATGCTGAGTACACGTAAATCATTTCAATGGAAAACAGCGGCTTCATTAGCTGCTATGATGCTGATGTCCGTATGGTTAACCGCATGCGGGGCGAACCCGTCTGCCCAGCCTGCTGCTCCGGCAGACAAACCAAGCACGCCAGCTGCGGCATCGGAAGGTCCGTATAAGGTCAAGCATGCGATGGGCGAAACCGAGGTGCCGGCGAACCCAAAGAAGGTCGTCATTCTGACGAATGAAGGAACTGAAGCTCTGCTGGCATTGGGAGTTAAGCCAGTTGCCGCAGTGAAGTCTTTTACTGGAAACCCTTGGTACGATCATATTAAAACCGACATGGAAGGTGTTCAAGTGGTCGGTGATGAACACCAGCCGAATCTGGAGATGATCGCCGCGCTTAAGCCGGATCTGATCATCGGTAATAAAATGCGCCAGGAAAAAATATATGAGCAGTTAAATGCCATTGCTCCGACGGTATTCTCTGAAGCGCTTCGCGGCGAATGGAAAAACAATTTTAAGCTGTATTCGGAAGCTGTAGGCAAGAAGGAAGAGGGCGATAAAGTCATCGCAGCCTTCGACAAACGGATCGAAGACTTTACATCGAAAGCCGGAGATAAGCTGAGTCAGAAAGTTTCAGTTGTTCGTTTTATGGCAGGAAAAACCAGAATTTATTTGAATGATACGTTTACGGGAATCATTTTCTCACAGATTGGTATTGCGCGCCCTGAATTTAAAGATAAAGAAACGTTCGTGATTGAAATTAACAAAGAGCGTCTGCCGGAAGTGGATGCGGACAAATTGTTCTATTTTACGTATGAGACCGGAGACGGGAAGGGAAATAATCAAGAGAACGAATGGATTAACGATCCATTATGGAAAAATTTGAACGCAGTGAAGAACGGCAATGCGTTTAAAGTAAACGACGTGACCTGGAATACCGCTGGAGGGGTGAAGGCCGCGAACATTTTGCTGGACGATTTGTATAAATTTTACGATATTAAGTAA
- a CDS encoding iron ABC transporter permease translates to MRTRLHSNLSFKIGGLIAALLLLAAFMLASVMFGVNHYSLSSIIAAYTQHDGSNEHIIIQTARVPRALIAAVVGGSLAVAGALMQAITRNPLASPSIFGVNAGAAFAIVLAVSIFDVSGLRQFTWIAFLGAAVSSGAVYFLGSIGRDGLTPIKITLAGSAITAFFASLTQGILLADGKAFDQVLFWLVGSVAGRTMEMLLSVLPYMLIAMVGALLLSPHINVLSMGDDVAKGLGQRTILIKAAAAVVIVLLAGGSVAVAGPVVFVGIIIPHIARYLVGIDYRWVLPYCAVLGALLLVGADIGARFVAMPKEVHVGVTTALIGVPFFVYIARKGGQLK, encoded by the coding sequence ATGCGCACAAGACTACATAGTAATCTTTCCTTCAAAATCGGGGGGTTGATTGCCGCCCTGTTGCTGCTCGCTGCTTTTATGCTGGCGAGCGTCATGTTCGGAGTCAACCATTATTCCTTGAGCAGCATCATTGCCGCCTATACGCAGCATGACGGATCGAATGAGCACATCATCATTCAGACGGCCCGCGTTCCCCGCGCGCTTATTGCCGCCGTCGTCGGTGGGAGCCTGGCTGTCGCCGGGGCATTGATGCAAGCGATCACACGTAACCCGCTTGCTTCTCCCAGCATCTTCGGCGTGAACGCCGGTGCGGCGTTTGCCATCGTACTGGCCGTCTCTATTTTCGATGTATCCGGCTTAAGGCAATTTACATGGATCGCCTTCCTTGGAGCTGCCGTCAGCTCGGGCGCAGTCTATTTCTTGGGTTCAATCGGACGGGATGGCTTGACTCCCATCAAAATCACACTTGCCGGATCAGCCATAACCGCTTTCTTTGCCTCTCTTACGCAGGGAATCCTTCTGGCTGACGGCAAAGCGTTCGATCAAGTGCTCTTCTGGCTCGTAGGTTCCGTCGCCGGACGAACGATGGAGATGCTGCTGTCGGTGCTTCCCTATATGCTGATCGCAATGGTAGGCGCGCTGCTGCTTTCTCCTCATATTAATGTTCTGTCGATGGGTGATGACGTGGCCAAAGGATTGGGACAGCGCACCATTCTGATCAAAGCCGCTGCGGCTGTCGTCATTGTGCTGCTTGCCGGCGGCTCGGTTGCAGTAGCTGGTCCTGTCGTTTTTGTCGGCATCATCATACCGCATATTGCCCGTTATCTTGTTGGCATTGATTACCGTTGGGTGCTGCCTTATTGTGCTGTGCTGGGCGCCCTACTCTTGGTCGGTGCAGATATCGGCGCAAGGTTCGTCGCGATGCCGAAGGAAGTGCACGTTGGGGTGACCACGGCGTTAATCGGCGTTCCCTTCTTTGTGTATATTGCCCGCAAAGGAGGTCAGCTGAAATGA
- a CDS encoding iron ABC transporter permease, which translates to MSGAKSKYVSLRGRAYSFLISKKALAVTFILLLATVAAMILSTGIGSVYITPAEVVRSVFGYGADTSDTIIRSLRLPRVVIAVLIGASLAVSGAILQGVVRNPLASPDTISTTAGATLGAVAFFFFWSEKASIQWLPLSAVVGAFLATLAVYSLSWKNGGVTPLRLVLIGIGFTAAMNALSYMLMISGPIILANKSLTFMTGSIYGVSWEKDVLPLLPWVLILLPLVFVYSRHINIQELGEDVARSVGSAVQRQRMLLMLLSVALAGAAVAFGGAIGFIGLMAPHMARKLVGPAFGALLPVSALIGALILLLADLAGRSLFAPLDIPAGVFTACIGAPFFVYLLYHSRNQG; encoded by the coding sequence ATGAGCGGAGCCAAAAGTAAATACGTCTCTTTACGCGGCAGGGCCTATTCTTTCCTCATCAGCAAAAAAGCGCTGGCTGTAACGTTCATTCTATTACTGGCCACGGTAGCAGCGATGATTCTCAGTACAGGGATAGGTAGTGTGTATATTACGCCTGCAGAGGTTGTTCGCTCCGTTTTCGGATACGGAGCGGATACGAGTGACACGATTATTCGCTCTCTGCGTCTGCCTCGCGTCGTCATCGCCGTACTTATCGGAGCTTCTCTCGCGGTATCGGGAGCGATCCTGCAAGGAGTCGTGCGCAATCCGCTGGCTTCCCCGGACACCATCAGCACGACCGCCGGGGCAACTCTCGGGGCCGTAGCGTTTTTCTTCTTTTGGTCAGAGAAAGCAAGCATTCAATGGCTTCCTTTGTCCGCAGTTGTAGGAGCCTTTCTGGCGACGCTTGCCGTATACTCACTCTCATGGAAAAATGGCGGAGTTACCCCGCTGCGTCTCGTCCTGATCGGGATCGGCTTCACGGCGGCGATGAATGCTCTCTCCTATATGCTTATGATTTCGGGACCAATCATTCTGGCGAACAAATCACTTACATTCATGACGGGAAGCATATACGGTGTCTCTTGGGAAAAGGATGTGCTTCCGCTTCTTCCTTGGGTTCTCATTCTACTGCCGCTGGTTTTTGTGTACTCCCGGCATATTAACATTCAAGAGCTCGGCGAGGATGTGGCACGCAGTGTCGGCAGCGCCGTTCAGCGCCAGCGCATGCTGCTGATGCTGCTCAGTGTCGCGCTCGCAGGCGCCGCCGTTGCGTTCGGGGGTGCCATCGGTTTCATCGGGTTAATGGCACCGCATATGGCGCGCAAACTGGTAGGACCGGCATTTGGCGCTTTACTGCCGGTATCCGCACTCATTGGAGCGCTAATCCTACTGCTCGCAGACCTTGCAGGCCGATCGCTTTTTGCGCCGCTGGACATCCCAGCCGGAGTGTTCACTGCCTGCATCGGTGCCCCCTTCTTTGTTTACTTGTTATATCACAGCCGAAATCAAGGATAA
- a CDS encoding ABC transporter ATP-binding protein, translating to MTAIQSNDLCLSYGETCIFQDLNICLPKGKITVFIGGNGCGKSTLLRSLARLLTPQSGQVVLDGSNIATLKTKEVARRMAMLPQGPAAPEGLSVLQLVKQGRYPYQNWLQQWSKEDESMVRRALELTNMKHLAERSVDSLSGGQRQRAWIAMTLAQGTPTILLDEPTTYLDLAHQIEVLDLLYDLNIQEQRTIVMVLHDINLACRYADNVVAIKDRKVWAEGKPKDVVSEELIRSVFDLECRIIEDPLFGTPMVVPYGRGKKPEFRRVAPGIGMMNETTIPAFA from the coding sequence ATGACCGCCATCCAATCAAATGACCTGTGCCTCAGCTACGGTGAAACATGCATTTTTCAGGACCTGAATATCTGCCTTCCCAAAGGAAAAATTACCGTGTTTATCGGTGGCAACGGCTGCGGCAAATCGACGCTTCTGCGTTCGCTGGCACGTCTGCTGACCCCGCAAAGCGGGCAGGTCGTTCTGGACGGCAGCAACATCGCTACCTTGAAGACAAAAGAGGTAGCGCGGCGTATGGCCATGCTACCGCAAGGTCCGGCGGCTCCGGAAGGGTTAAGCGTGCTGCAGCTCGTCAAGCAAGGACGTTATCCATATCAAAATTGGCTGCAGCAATGGTCCAAGGAAGACGAATCAATGGTTCGGCGAGCGTTAGAGCTTACGAACATGAAGCATCTCGCCGAACGTTCGGTTGATTCCCTCTCCGGCGGTCAAAGACAGCGCGCTTGGATCGCCATGACACTGGCTCAAGGAACCCCGACCATTTTGCTCGACGAACCGACAACATACCTGGACCTTGCGCACCAGATCGAGGTGCTCGACCTGTTATACGATTTAAACATACAGGAACAGCGCACCATTGTTATGGTGCTTCACGATATCAATTTGGCTTGCCGCTATGCCGATAATGTAGTGGCCATTAAGGACAGGAAGGTATGGGCTGAAGGAAAGCCTAAGGATGTGGTATCGGAGGAGCTGATCCGCAGTGTGTTCGACTTGGAATGCCGTATTATCGAGGATCCGCTGTTCGGTACTCCGATGGTTGTCCCTTACGGCAGAGGCAAAAAACCAGAATTTCGCCGGGTCGCTCCAGGAATCGGCATGATGAATGAGACGACCATTCCGGCTTTCGCATAA
- a CDS encoding phosphatase PAP2 family protein has translation MKKISFTRFVKFSTVLMIPLLLSACITSKAEEAGMGWKHNMPMEPEAGEWKALELPEGNTFKVDTPPANDSDITKAELDELHQMASQRNEEDIKLINHWAGGIVSPNTHWLAVTEQMVKKYNLSPPAAARVHTVVSGAIYTASTAVYNEKYRYLRPRPTDLDPTLQLPEGFKVPPHPAYPSGHSATAKAASTVLSYMFPHEKDVFEKMAADASISRLKAGIHFKSDIVAGEQQGKAVAEAIIEKMKDDHAPLQFMEAGHGPAGH, from the coding sequence ATGAAGAAAATCTCATTCACACGTTTTGTCAAATTTTCAACCGTACTTATGATTCCTTTACTTCTATCGGCCTGCATCACATCGAAAGCCGAGGAAGCTGGAATGGGCTGGAAGCATAACATGCCGATGGAACCTGAAGCCGGTGAATGGAAGGCTCTTGAACTTCCAGAAGGAAATACGTTTAAGGTCGACACTCCCCCTGCCAATGATTCCGATATCACCAAAGCCGAATTGGATGAGCTCCATCAGATGGCGAGCCAGCGTAACGAGGAAGATATCAAGCTGATCAACCACTGGGCAGGTGGAATCGTCAGTCCGAATACCCACTGGCTTGCCGTGACAGAGCAGATGGTCAAAAAATACAATCTGTCCCCACCGGCCGCAGCGAGAGTTCATACCGTCGTATCCGGAGCGATCTACACGGCGTCAACCGCAGTATACAACGAGAAATACCGATATCTTCGCCCGCGTCCGACCGATCTGGATCCGACATTACAGCTTCCTGAAGGGTTTAAGGTTCCTCCTCACCCCGCCTATCCTTCGGGTCACTCCGCTACAGCGAAAGCAGCAAGTACGGTTCTGTCGTATATGTTCCCTCATGAAAAGGACGTTTTTGAGAAAATGGCGGCAGACGCCAGTATTTCCCGATTGAAAGCGGGTATTCATTTCAAAAGCGATATTGTCGCTGGTGAGCAGCAAGGAAAAGCTGTTGCTGAAGCGATCATTGAAAAGATGAAAGACGATCATGCCCCTCTTCAATTTATGGAGGCGGGACACGGCCCAGCGGGGCATTAA
- the purD gene encoding phosphoribosylamine--glycine ligase, with protein MRILVVGGGGREHAICWALKKSPKVQELYCAPGNGGIAGVAECVPIQVNQFEEIAQFAIDRSIDLVVIGPDDPLSEGIVDHLEAKQIAVFGPRKNAAIIEGSKVFTKQLLKKYNIPTAAYESFDKFDDAVEYLRKQQVPIVIKADGLAAGKGVVVAQTLEEAEKALHEIMVAKVFGESGNQVVIEEFLTGQEMSILAFVDGETVRPMMPAQDHKPVFDNDKGPNTGGMGTYTPLPHIPQSVIDESIETIIKPTAKAMVAEGRPFRGVLFAGLMLTPNGPKTIEFNARFGDPETQVVLPRLKTDLLDIFLAAVNGRLGQMNIEWSDEAAVCVILASEGYPGSYPKGLPIEGLDEVQDALVFHAGTAVKDGAIVTSGGRVLGVTALGRDIAEARAKAYAEADRIRFQGKHYRTDIAKKALV; from the coding sequence ATGCGGATATTGGTAGTGGGCGGCGGCGGCCGCGAGCATGCGATTTGTTGGGCGCTCAAAAAAAGCCCTAAGGTGCAGGAGCTGTACTGCGCGCCGGGCAACGGGGGCATTGCCGGAGTGGCTGAATGTGTGCCTATCCAGGTCAATCAATTCGAAGAGATCGCTCAGTTTGCGATTGACCGCTCCATCGACCTTGTCGTAATCGGGCCGGACGACCCGTTGTCCGAAGGCATTGTTGATCATCTAGAGGCGAAACAAATTGCGGTCTTCGGACCCCGTAAGAATGCGGCGATCATTGAAGGAAGTAAAGTGTTCACCAAGCAGCTGCTAAAAAAATACAACATTCCGACCGCGGCTTACGAGTCGTTCGACAAGTTCGACGATGCGGTGGAATACCTGCGTAAGCAGCAGGTGCCGATTGTTATCAAGGCCGACGGCCTAGCGGCAGGTAAGGGCGTGGTTGTGGCTCAGACGCTGGAGGAAGCCGAAAAGGCGCTGCATGAAATCATGGTCGCCAAAGTATTCGGCGAATCCGGTAACCAAGTGGTTATTGAGGAATTTCTTACAGGGCAGGAAATGTCCATCCTCGCGTTCGTGGACGGGGAAACGGTACGTCCGATGATGCCGGCGCAGGACCATAAGCCGGTATTCGATAATGACAAAGGACCGAATACGGGAGGCATGGGCACTTATACCCCGCTGCCGCATATTCCGCAGTCGGTTATCGACGAGTCGATCGAAACGATCATCAAGCCTACGGCAAAGGCCATGGTGGCCGAGGGGCGTCCATTCCGTGGCGTACTGTTCGCTGGTCTGATGCTAACGCCGAACGGACCGAAAACGATCGAATTCAACGCGCGCTTTGGCGATCCGGAAACACAGGTTGTCCTGCCGCGACTGAAGACGGATCTGCTGGATATTTTCCTTGCAGCCGTGAACGGTCGTCTTGGGCAAATGAACATTGAGTGGAGCGATGAAGCGGCTGTATGTGTCATTCTCGCTTCTGAGGGCTATCCGGGATCGTATCCGAAAGGACTGCCGATCGAAGGGCTGGATGAGGTTCAAGACGCTCTGGTATTTCATGCTGGAACCGCTGTGAAGGACGGAGCTATCGTCACTAGCGGCGGCCGGGTGCTGGGCGTAACTGCGCTGGGCCGCGATATCGCGGAAGCACGCGCCAAAGCCTACGCAGAGGCGGATCGCATTCGTTTCCAAGGAAAGCACTATCGGACGGATATTGCGAAGAAAGCGCTCGTGTAA
- a CDS encoding IMP cyclohydrolase, with the protein MSTTRDAKAEQYINGLRENDYPGRGIVIGLTPDGTRLVQVYWIMGRSENSRNRVFIQEENGFVRTEAKDPAKLTDPSLIIYYPVKHVNGAHIVTNGDQTNTIHEAIQAGGSFESALATRTYEPDAPNFTPRISGLVDLKDGQFAYKLSILKSSNNTEEQTLRHTYTYEKALPGFGHCIHTYAGDGNPLPSFQGEPALVPLQNDVKQIADTYWNVLNDENKISLMVKTIRLGSGETELLIINKD; encoded by the coding sequence GTGTCGACGACTAGAGACGCGAAAGCGGAGCAATATATCAACGGTTTGCGGGAGAACGATTATCCGGGCCGTGGAATCGTCATCGGTTTAACGCCTGACGGAACACGTCTGGTGCAGGTCTATTGGATTATGGGACGCAGCGAGAACAGCCGGAACCGTGTGTTTATTCAAGAAGAGAACGGATTTGTCCGTACGGAAGCGAAAGACCCTGCGAAGCTCACAGATCCGTCGCTGATCATCTACTACCCGGTCAAGCATGTGAACGGCGCGCATATCGTCACGAATGGTGACCAGACGAATACGATTCATGAAGCAATTCAAGCTGGCGGTTCCTTTGAGTCTGCACTGGCAACCCGGACATACGAACCGGATGCGCCGAATTTTACTCCGCGTATCAGCGGTCTCGTTGATCTGAAAGACGGTCAGTTTGCTTACAAGCTGTCGATTCTGAAATCGAGCAACAACACGGAAGAGCAAACGCTCCGTCATACCTACACTTACGAAAAGGCGCTTCCGGGCTTCGGTCACTGCATTCATACGTATGCAGGCGACGGGAATCCGCTGCCGTCCTTCCAAGGTGAGCCTGCGCTTGTTCCGCTTCAGAACGATGTGAAGCAAATTGCGGACACTTACTGGAACGTTTTGAACGATGAGAATAAAATTTCGCTGATGGTCAAGACGATTCGCCTCGGAAGCGGAGAGACCGAGCTGCTGATCATAAACAAGGATTAA